One genomic region from Chelmon rostratus isolate fCheRos1 chromosome 11, fCheRos1.pri, whole genome shotgun sequence encodes:
- the LOC121614161 gene encoding uncharacterized protein LOC121614161, which produces MNPDEQCADSTNQPKSRPGPEFLGPYRCAACYNHKASSVSWRGGSGESSSSAEDSGPEVDTESEAESSSSSSSSGKGETEKVSPVSGDAAAPESGGKDGVRPEEAGGTSDSQEDECRTQGVLSQKHDFHIIKKHLSETEEEKTEESTGGGREGVNNLLPPQMGLPWQPSQPTLQQHQLPHQHQQQLHQLSYQHQQQAHLCPPLSAQGQRLPPPPHTLPVFYPPTLHTPQRHLHALGPQPCWYCNSMDFPYSPY; this is translated from the exons ATGAACCCAGACGAGCAGTGTGCCGACAGTACAAACCAACCAAAG TCCAGACCAGGCCCTGAATTCCTCGGTCCGTATCGCTGTGCCGCCTGCTACAACCATAAGGCGAGCTCCGTATCTTGGAGGGGGGGCAGCGGTGAGTCCAGCTCCTCAGCGGAAGACTCTGGACCAGAGGTGGACACAGAGTCAGAAGCAGAGTctagctccagcagcagcagctctgggaaGGGCGAAACAGAGAAGGTCTCTCCTGTATCCGGAGACGCTGCTGCACCTGAATCTGGAGGAAAAGATGGTGTCAGACCAGAGGAGGCGGGAGGGACGTCGGACAGCCAGGAAGATGAATGCAGGACACAGGGG GTGTTGTCCCAGAAACACGACTTCCACATCATCAAAAAGCACCTGtctgagacagaggaggagaaaaccgAGGAAAGTACTGGAGGAGGGCGAGAAGGAGTCAACAATCTGCTGCCTCCGCAGATGGGGTTACCGTGGCAACCGTCGCAACCAACTTTACAGCAACACCAGCTGCCACACCAGCACCAACAACAACTACATCAGCTGTCGTATCAACACCAGCAACAGGCTcacctctgtcctcctctctcagctcagGGTCAAAGGTTACCACCACCCCCgcacacacttcctgtgttctaCCCCCCGACACTACACACACCCCAGAGACATCTGCATGCACTCGGCCCACAGCCGTGCTGGTACTGTAACAGTATGGACTTTCCTTATTCTCCATACTGA
- the plekha3 gene encoding pleckstrin homology domain-containing family A member 3, producing the protein MEGILYKWTNYMTGWQPRWFVLENGVISYYDSEDDVGKGSKGSIKMSVCDIKVHPTDPTRLELIIPGEQHFYVRAVNAAERQRWLVALGSSKAGTLDSHKHKGPDCLKTKMSELRLYCDLLVQQVQTIQSQHTADAEATPTSEASLLSATCATFIRTLEECMTLANQSLTPDLRPPERMKRSISHPGTYSFDRSGVLKEYLSGGQRSTQRRNRTCSDSSVYDTERVLPGLNGDSSSIPEERGGSVSPKTTPTDTDTDLSI; encoded by the exons ATGGAAGGGATTCTGTACAAATGGACGAATTACATGACAG GCTGGCAGCCACGCTGGTTCGTCTTAGAGAACGGAGTCATCTCTTACTATGACAGCGAGGACGACGTCGGCAAAGGAAGCAAAGGATCCATcaagatgtctgtgtgtgacattaAAG ttcatCCGACAGATCCGACGCGTCTAGAGCTGATAATCCCCGGCGAGCAGCATTTCTACGTCCGAGCCGTGAACGccgcagagagacagaggtggcTGGTGGCTTTAGGCTCGTCCAAAGCTGGAACTCTGgacagccacaaacacaaag GTCCTGACTGTCTGAAGACGAAGATGTCTGAACTTCGTCTGTACTGTGACCTCCTCGTCCAACAGGTCCAAACGATCCAATCACAGCACACTGCTGACGCAGAGGCCACGCCCACCTCTGAG GCTTCTCTCCTCAGTGCAACCTGTGCAACCTTCATCAGGACTTTGGAGGAGTGTATGACCCTGGCCAACCAGAGTTTGACCCCTGACCTCCGACCTCCTGAGAGG ATGAAGAGGTCAATCAGCCACCCAGGAACATACAGCTTTGACAG gTCAGGTGTGCTTAAGGAGTACTTGAgcggaggtcaaaggtcaactcaGCGCAGGAACCGGACgtgctctgacagctctgtttATGATACTGAAC gtgtgCTGCCTGGTCTCAACGGTGACTCATCCTCCATTCCTGAAGAGAGGGGGGGCAGTGTGAGCCCAAAGACCACACCCACCGACACAGACACTGACCTGTCCATCTGA